GCACAGGGATTTCAAATTGCAGCTTTGCTCAATATCCTTTTGCTCCCGCCTCACACACAACTACACCGTTTATCCATTCTGATCGCAACAACTTCGTTGTTGTAATACGCTTCGAGGAACAGGGGTGTAGCATTGCGTAGATGGCGTTGCGTCGTCTCTAGAAACTAAGATTTTAGCGACCTTTCTTCTGCGCCAGGACCCCAAACCATGCTATAACCTACTTGGCCCAGAGTCTCGATCGGTGGGTATCCATCCTCCCCACAGCGAGAATGAAGATAATCCAGATACCGCCCATCCTCCTGATGAGGACGTGCACTACGCCACAAAATCCGATCGGTGACGAGCGCCATGTAAACGATAGCCGTGGCCCATACATCGGCAGGACGAGAATCACATTCACCACGATGGCTGTGGTCACCATGACAATATGGTGGAACATGAAGCTTGAATTCTTCCGGAGGAATATACGGGAGCCTCATTCCCACAAACGACGCAGTGGGTGAGTTCGCCATCAAAGCCTGACTCCGATTTCCAGAAGAAGACTCAGAACGTTGACGATACGATCGACATATTAAAATCAGCGGCCACGATAGCGCCAATGACCATATACTTTGTGTAGGTGGCTGTGTTTGCGAGGGAAGCATTCCTCCAGCCCTGGCCTCAGCGGACTCCTCCCAGATCCGCCGGACATGTCCATCGCCAAAGCCGGCTAGCTTCACAGCTCCGTTGGCCGTGAGAAGGACTGTCTCGAGGCGGACATCACGATGTGTTGTACCGTGATCATGTAGGAAGGCGAGCGCACGCAGGATCTGGGTTATTATGCAATCCGCCTCTTGGGTTGGGAGAGGACCCTTACGGGATAGGAGGCTATTCAGATCGCCTCCGGCGCAGTATGGCATTACAAGACAGAGCTCGCGACGTTCGTTGTGGAGGATGTCTAGGATTGGGAGGATGTTGGGGTGGCTCGGATGCAGAGATGTGGAGTGAGAAGCGCTTGGGGGACCTCTGAGGATGGAGCGTCGGTAGACTTTGATTGCGACGAAGGGGTTCTTGCTTCCCTTTTTTATTTTGCTTTCATGGAGGCGGGTTGTGCTGTTTGAACCATAGTGCACCATGTGGCGAGAACGGCCGTATTTGTCTCTGAAGGAGAGGTCGGGCGATAGGAACGAAGATCTTGATGGCGTTGAGTCTCGGCTTAACAAGGGTTGCTCCTCTGTTGGGACTGATTCCAACCGGGGTAGATGGTCGTTCTTAATCGCAATACCATTGAACCGGTGTTCAACTGAGAGCTTCCCTCGGGTCAAGGTGTGATGATGATCAACGGTCTGGGTGGGTGGACGCATGAAAACTACTAGACAAGTGTGGTCACGTCCTTTAAGTCCTTTCCTAAATGCGATGGTTCTAGCGTGGGAGAACCAACCGTTGAATAGAAAGAAACGTCATGTCAACAAGGCACCACGTCAATGCCCCTTTAAAAGACCAGGATTGGACCAGGATTAGACCAGAATTGGAACGAATAAAATTTCCCCTTTACAGATCTAAGACGAACCCTAACGGAAGTAGGGAGAAATGTTTTAAACTCCAACGCCTACATCGCAGTATTATGGTAGTATGGGATTGTGCAGTATCAGTTCAAGTCCACTGAGATTTTCTGCGATTGGATGGGACAAACTGCTCACTCAAAACGCGAATTAACTTTTTTTAAATCCCAGCCAGTCTTAAGTGAAATTTCCCGAAAAAGGATTCGATAGAACTGAGGTCTGAGGTTGAATCTTGGTTTCTGTGGAGAGGAAAAATCCCGCATGGTCCCCCACGGGGGCTAACGTACTTTCGTGGCGGTGTCCTTGgaatttttgttttgttttggtttttttttttttttttctcaccCGCTTGCCTTGTGCCTTTTCTTGGAAATCTGCGGTATTTGTTCTTATTTTTTAAATCAAAGTAGGAATGCTCTGCTGTGTTGAACCAGGAACTTGGAGCTGAACCAGAAGAAGTTAGGGCTAGGTTCTGTATTGTCACAGATCTCTGATCAGTGGTTAATGATTGGGTAATGAGCTGGGTATGGGTTGGGATTACGGTATATGTATGTAATACATCACACAGTTTATGGGGGGTCGTCTCAATATACAAGGTATCTGGTGGTGGTACCTGGCTTTAATATGCAACTCTCGGCGGTTTATCAAGTACCTGTGGACCTCTGTGGATGTAATtgtccctttttttttatttccctCATTTTCCAGAACCGGCAGGTCCCTCGTGGACGCGCGTGGCTGAGTGATACATTTCGTCTGGGAGAACCTTCCCAATGCACACCTGAGCTGGACCAGCTTTGGTCGAAACACATCGGAGTTGCCCATCTAGGCAGACCCTGGTGCCTATATAAACGGAGGGTCGCAAACTACtgtttcttcttcttcttcttcttcttttttttttttaaaaaaaaacacttcGACGACTCTTCAGTGTTCTACGTCTCTGCATTCCTTCCAGGGTGATCGTCCCTTCTGGCAGTGCTCTGATTGAGTGTCTGCTTTCCCCATCCTTTTCGTTTTTTACACCCTCTTCCTATACTACTACTGTCCTTGTCCCTCCATTCTCTCCTCTACACCCTCTGTATCAACGGCACCCATGACTCCAGAAAACAGCAACAAGGACATTGACATCGAGTCAGAAAGTAATGCATTCAAAGATGATGAGCGCACTGGACGTTCCACACAAATCACCTTTGAGGGGTCCACACCTGCAGAGGGGTTCCGATCTATCTACCAGACTCAGAGCAATCGCCCCCGTTCGATAAGCCGTGATACCATTCATAGCACCAGAAGCAGCATCCAGGGGATGCCCGAACTGCCAATTGAGTTTCGAACCATCTCCATTCAAATTTCGGAATCCCAAAATGCCCCTAAGCAGGCTATCGTCAATGCCACAGAGAAGCAGCCTCATCAAGACTACTTCGAGAGCTTGGACTTCCATATCATATCCCCCGACAGCCTGTGTCGAGAATTCAATGTGGATCAGCGCACTGGACTAAGTTCGTCCTCGGCGGCCACACGTTTGCAGCGAGATGGCAAGAATGTCATTGCCCACCACGGAGAGAACTATCTCAAGAAGATATTCTTCTACGTCTTCGGTGGATTCTGCTCTGTTCTTTGGGTTGGAgtcgtcatcttcttcatttgCTGGAAGCCTCTCAGTAACCCACCCTCGTCTCAAAATCTTTCTCTGGCTGTCCTCATTTTGATCGTCATTGCTTTACAGGCAGGCTTC
Above is a genomic segment from Penicillium digitatum chromosome 3, complete sequence containing:
- a CDS encoding Serine/threonine protein kinase, putative; its protein translation is MRPPTQTVDHHHTLTRGKLSVEHRFNGIAIKNDHLPRLESVPTEEQPLLSRDSTPSRSSFLSPDLSFRDKYGRSRHMVHYGSNSTTRLHESKIKKGSKNPFVAIKVYRRSILRGPPSASHSTSLHPSHPNILPILDILHNERRELCLVMPYCAGGDLNSLLSRKGPLPTQEADCIITQILRALAFLHDHGTTHRDVRLETVLLTANGAVKLAGFGDGHVRRIWEESAEARAGGMLPSQTQPPTQSIWSLALSWPLILICRSYRQRSESSSGNRSQALMANSPTASFVGMRLPYIPPEEFKLHVPPYCHGDHSHRGECDSRPADVWATAIVYMALVTDRILWRSARPHQEDGRYLDYLHSRCGEDGYPPIETLGQVGYSMVWGPGAEERSLKS